Within Paralichthys olivaceus isolate ysfri-2021 chromosome 19, ASM2471397v2, whole genome shotgun sequence, the genomic segment TGTTACACAAGCTACTGACAACAGACGTGCTGCTTGTGCACTGTGGTCGATGTGGCTTCTATTTGTTGCAGGAACTTTTACTTTATCTTTGATCTTCACCAGAATTTACCACATGAAAGACACGAtgacttcatgtttttacagGAAATATTACGGTACATTAATTTACAGCGCTGATCTTTTTGTACAAATAGAAATTCTCCATAAATCTCCCGTCACTGTGGCAGTTTAATTATTGTTCAATTACCTaaaatttgtattattattcattataatTTTCTTAACTATTCTCCATTAATCAATTGGTCATTTTGTCTGTAGAATGTCAGAATGTAGTTAAGAATGTTATCACAATTTTAACCCaaactaatttctttaaatgtcttaAGTGTAGCCACCAACAGTGACAATTTTATTTACGATGACAAAATGGTCattttcacatttgagaagAAGTGAGTTAATATTTAACTGACATTTCAAATTGTTCCAGATTCATTTTCCCCTTCTCCTTTTAGTTTTCTCTGTAGTACGCCCTTAAACAGATTCATTTCAGGCTCACCTAGTTTGAGGCTGAGGCCGATCTTCGGCCGGTGTTCCTCCTGCGGCAGCGCCTCTGGGGGCGAGTTCTCGTGGGGGATGATGATGCCGCAGGGCGACTCGTCCCCGGGCGTGTTGGGGGACGCGTTGCCACTTGCCGACGACACGGAGGGTGCCGCTGTGATGGGCCGCATCTTGGGCTTCAGGCACGGTTTAGTGTCAGGGTTATCTTCATCGTTGTCATACAcgtcctcctcaccctcctctacCTCGTCATCTGAGTGGGTGGGCCGGGGGCGGACTTCTGCCCTATCCTGCTCCCCGCGGCGGTCCCGGTGGTCTCGTGAACCCCTGTGGCGCTCCCGTTCCTCTTCGGGCTCTGGCTCTTGGATGATGGGAGGTTGTCTCAGacgctcctcctcttcctcttccatcTGGACCAATAAGAGGAAGATATGCAGACATTAAAGCCAATCGTTTGTTTTTTccagaaaaaaatgtcagacaATGAAAGCTGGACACCCCTGATGTGCAAATATTCAGAGAGCCAGATGATGAAGTGACcttcacaaagacaaaatacagcACGCTCACTGGctacaagcaaacacacacacacagacacacacacagaaccacacacacacagtaatgttACAGACGTACCCTGCGTAGCTCTGCGTCTGGGTCTGGATGTCCCTCGCTCAACAGCCTCTGTCTgatttcctccagctcctccttctccctcttcctgtcaCGCTCGTCCGcctccatctccttctctcGGTCTCTGAGACGCTTCTGCAGTGCACTGCCCCTAGGGGTCACATCAAAAATAACAGCTTTCAGAACAATGGCCATAGCTGCAGCACTGCATCTGCTGCACGTCTGATCTGGGTAACACGGCATCTGCTGCAACTTTTTACATGTTTAGGTGTCACATGGCTCAAATCTCTCAAACagaaattttaattaaaatgatttattttcaaattcacTGTATTTCTGACACTGCAAGTTTAAATAGatgttgaaaaacatcacaCATATCGTAAATTCAAGCTTTGTGGCGGCTGCATGTCAGATGGAATTCCTCTTTACATGTGAATGACAGTTAATTTAATGAAGAAAGAACAGTAGCATATTTGTTTCCCAGTTGCTCACCTGTAGTACTTGGGATCATCTCTGTCATCATCATAGTCTTCAAGAAACTCTTTCAACCGTTTCCCCTCTTTCACCTGaagatacatttttacatttacgtCTTCTtcacaacacaataaaatgcaCAGTTAATAGCACTTTTTAATTGGGATAAATAAATTGTTGGTTCACTCATCGTCCTCTCACCATCTCTCGTCGACGCTCATCTTCCCTTTCGGTCTCCTTGGCATAATCCCGTgccttcttcctctccctgagCTCCCAGTTTTTTAGACGCTGTAGTTAATACAGTGTCAGATTATTCAcaactaaacacaaacacacctactAACAACAGgttgaaacagaaatatttgaGGTGTTGAATTTGCTAAAAACTTTCCCATTACTATTCTTGAATACATTAACTGTTATCTTTCATTGGATCTAGGAGCTGTGACTCTCACCACCAACCATCCCACCTTCCCTTACCTCCTGATAGGCTGCTTCTTTGTCTCGGAGTTTCCTCTCCAGCTTCCTGCGTTCATACGACTCCTCTTCGTCCTCTTGGTCTCGCTTCTTTTCTCGGTCTCGACTCACCTCCCTGCAAACAGGAGGGGAGAAGTTTATTATTACTGCatttgatttgaagaaaaggcACTATAACTTATTTAGGTAGGTTTAGGAATCTCTACACCTCTACTGTGACTTTCTTCCTGTACCTGGATCGGCTGCGGACGGCACTCCTCTCTTggcttctgtctctctcccagtccctgtcccgctctctctctctggtcctGCGGTCGCGGTCTTTGTCTCGGTCTCGGTCCCGTTCTCGCTCCCTTTCCCTATCCCGCTCTCTCTCCCGTTCCTTCTCCCTCTCGCGGTCACGTCGCTCTCTTTCCCGCTCTCGCTCTTTTTCCCGCTCCTTCCTGTCCCGCTCGAACTCCAGCCGCTCCTTCTCcctcttgtccttctcctcttcaAGTTTCTGCAGAGCAAAACACAGACAGGTTCAGCCAATGCAACATTTGGTCAAGCGGTTCATTGTGCTACTGTGCACAGATCAAGTGGTTTCCAGATTTTGAGATTTCAGATAGTAACATGCCCTAAACTAGTCCGTGCAAGGCCTGCAAGTGAAGCTGGATTTCCTTAAACTCAAACTGGAGAAAACCTGGAAGAATCAAAAGGCTCTCCCTCTCAGAGAGACAGCTCCTGCGctaatttaaagaaatacaatcaAGTGTTTTTGCTTCAAACTTGCAGCATAAACTACAGGTTATTACGAATGGAACTGGAAACCACTTCAATGGTGAACGAGATCTGTGGAACATGTTCAGCTTGAGGCATTCATAACGAGAAAAAGGTGCTGCAAAAAACAATGCTTTTTCTCTCCTTAAGAGTCCTCCTCTCagaacaaggaaaacaaaaacagaaagcagGCGTCAGTCTTTGGTTGAACTAGTTGTTTGTGACTTACAGGTGTTGAACTATGGACTCAGCCCTTCGCTGCCCCTACAAGCCTTTTAAGTTAGGCCTGGGAGGAAAGCAGGTCACACGGTATACAAGGGAAAAACGTTATGGGATTCTGTCTTGCTttagcatcatcatcatattcatcaacaacaacagtaGCCTTTACTTCAATGAACATTCGGTTAAGTGCTAAATCAAAAAAGAACATAATGAACATCAGGTACATTTCTGCACAGATAAATGAAATTGTAGAAGCGGTCTTACCCCTGCAGAAGTCTTCAGCTGCTCTTCATGACTCAAtactctcacatacacacacacacaccacagcttTGTCTTTATGGACGTTACACACAAGGCTTTGAGTGCATCTGGTTAACATTATCATTAAAATGGCATCTGACACAAACCAGAACTGAACACAACGAAATGAAAAACTATGTTGTGTGTGCCGCATGAGTTGAATgtaaattttaattaaatttgaaattCAACGCAGCCAAATGAAGCTACAGAAATTCAACTGgtaagaaacagaaagaagcaCAAGCCTTGGGTGTAATGCAACTCAAGAGAAGGAAATATGAGATGTTAGCAATTTTAATCACTCACGTACCTGAAGTTAACTATAGTGTATTATTTCTATGCCTTGGCTCTGGTAAAAATAGGCTTAATTAATGTCAGATGTAAAATGTTGCATctgttttagtttattttacttACCTCTGCACAGAATCTATCAGGGCTCCTTTAAACTCTACTGTACTGAATGAAAAGCATCTTTACATAATTGAGAGGCTCTGAACcttttctggagtttctccgaCCAGCCCCCccagtaaaaactctggataatgtttgtttctaacacgtgacagatgcaaatatgaaaaaagataaaaaagaatacaaatatctaagGATGAAAAGGTTGTGctatacacgtagaagacaatGACCAAGATGGAAGGGGGCTTTTGGTAATAAGGGCCAacgccagtgttgatgtgctgctcTTTGCAGCAAAATGCATCACGCCCTCGCCTAAACGCTCGATACTCCGTGTTGCTGTGAAagcgtctgagcagagaatctcctgcagcAGATTTTAGTCATCTTCCTTGGTAGTTTTTATACCAATTTTCGTTACATTCTAAgaaataattgtaataaaaaggaaaagtgaataaaaaaacagtgcTAACTTCACTTTCTATCGTGTCTGTTGcagtcttttcctgtttttgactAAATCTCTGacctgaatttttttttttaaattaacatctTTGTCCAAACAGACAAACGTGATCTGTTTACTAAACAATAGTTTCGTCTTTTGTGCATAAACTTACTGTCAGGTGCAGATACTGATGGAGAgcaagagatggaggagagtaatcacacaacacaacatacagAGAGCACGTACCTTACCAGTCTTCAGATCAGCATGCTGCTGTGGACAGGGCGCCCCCCCACACTAGCATAATAAAGGCTACAGCCAAGAACACTGCAGTGGTTATTGACAAGAGTCCTTGTGCTTCAACATGAACACCATTATGACAAACCATACTTTATTTAGGACTCGCACAGGTTCACTGACTTTCCAGCTTTCAGGGGAACAACCGATGCTGTCATAAATTCAGGATCACAAAAGTAAGGAAGTGCCTTTATAATGACAAATGGTCGATAGAATAAAGAGCGTCAGCAGCCCAAGCCAACACATACAGTGCAGTGCAGTTGCCCCTATGCAAGTCCTCAAGAGGGGGACGCCcagtatatgtatatagtaAATAAAGGCTGATACTTACATCCTATCCTCGCAACTTTTTCCAAAGCTCTGAGATTCATCTTGCTTTAGTCACCATATGATCACTATCATAATGGTGGGGTTTAATGAATAGATTAGCTTTTAAGTAACTTTACATCGTCTCCATGCATTTTTGTGTGATGAATGAAGAATGGATCTATAAATGGTCACACCTAGATAGATTTCACTACGGTGGTCACAGGTGTCAAATCAGGCCTGAGAAAGGTGACAAAAGTACGAGCTGTCTGCCTGCTTGTGGTGTCCTAACACtgaacatgaaacatttcaaaataatatgGGGCGAACTCATATGTTTGGTGAGTTAAAGTTTAGGGACGGCCAATTTGTTGCACGGTGTGCATGTTGCTGAGATCAAGTAAAGCTTGGTAAATGTGTCAACTAAATGTGCAAGCTCTAGGAGTGAACTGCTGTCCAAAACCTGTAATGTCAACTACAAGATCAAAAGAGCCACTTTACCTTGTGAGTGTCACGAAATTTACTAATCTCTCTGGAAATCAGGTCTCTCTTGTCGTCCTCCATATCAATTGTGTTAATGTCAtcctgtgtttaaaaaaaaaggaaggaaaagtcAGTTGTCTGGGTGTAATAAGAATACTCACTTTCAGGTTCCAGGAGAATGGTGGTACAAGttagaaaataattaatctAGGTTTGTAtacctcttcttttttctctttttttctctttcgtCGCTGGGAGTCCTCGTCCTGTGAAGGTGCGTTGAGTTCGGCAGCATATTCCCGCATCAAGCCATCAATGGCACCTTTAACTATTTGATCCTTCTTCTTGGTCTCCTCGTCTAGaacctcttcctcatcatctcctccatcttcagCCTTTTTATTCTGTCAGTAAAGAAAGAATCTCGtttattatctgtttttttgtttgaaatgtgggCAGCGGCTCAGAGGTGTAGAACACAGGGAGGTGCATGTTCCTACTCACGAAGCAACAAATTCAGGTCCACTgattaaactaaaacaaacatacCCCATTTGCAGTCTTCTTCTTGGCCTTCCACTCGTCTAGCTGAGCTTTTGTCTTAGCATCCACCTTCACCAAGAGATTTTTGTCTCCAATCTGCAGGTCATGAAGCAGCCTCAGGGAACGTAACGTAGACTCTGGCTCCTTGTACTCGCAAAACCCAAATGCTGcaaaaaaatatacagaaatacattttgtggtGGATTAAAATAtggtcaaaaataaaacatgctcAATCATAGTTTAATAGATTGATTCAAAATGTCTTGAATAGGTATTCCCTGTCCTAAAGATGCCTTATGTTTGTGTATGATGGATTACCTTGAAGCTTGCCAGAGGCTCCTTGGACTCTCTTCCAGCTCAGAACAATTCCACATTTCTACAACATTAgcacaaagggaaaaaaagttcaagattcAAGCAGATTCGGATTTATATAAAATACCACAACACAGGATTCAGTCTGAGCAAGCTGTCTACACAATATAGTAATAAAATCATATTACAATATTGGATTTCCCCTGCTTAAATGCACCATGTATCttttcagagaaaataaatcatgaaaacaatgtccatgcacagaaacatttattttttaacacaaCTCAGTGGATATATCTTTTTCTGTCCCTTACCGCAAGCAGCTGTCTGATCAGCATGTCTGAAGCTTTCTCTGAAATGTTCCCCACAAACACAGTGGTGGTGGGACCACTGCTCTCATCATCTTTGGCTCGCATAGCAGCAGTATCCTTCCTCGGAACTGGAGGCTTACTGACTACTGGCAAGGAAGTCACCATCACTGCAGAGGTGGGGGTCATGATGCCCATGTGAACTGGGATCATTGGAGCTCCTGCAATCACCAGAAGAAATGCACATTAACTGGAGACAAATATGTATCTGTAGTTTATTATTTTCACGTTATCATCAGTAACTTCTGACATTGTTGTTTGGGAACATATGACATTATAGGTGCCaatcacacctggtattaacatctgtcccgAGACATATGATCACAAGTGGGCAAgtaaatgtgtctcctgtgaacACTCGAGCTCTTTATACAAATGATCCTTCATTTATGTTCACGAAGACCAAATGTAATTTGACCCAGTCTGTGTTTACAGATCTGACTTTAATAAAACTAAAGTATTATGTGCAGCTCTACAGTGAATGAAGTGAATGGAGGTGAGGCAGGTGGGAGCTTACCTGTGGGGAAGCCAGCATACTGGGGTGGAATCCCTGGAGGTGGCAACAGCGGCCGGTTTAAATGAGGGGGGAAGGACATTGTGGCTAAGAATCGAACCGACctgaagaaacaagagaaaccCATCAGCTCTCTACTTAAACCCGATAAGTTCAACTCACACTGGGATTCAGCTCTCCcaaataaaacaactttaaaatgagAAGTACTGTTACAACGACATGAAGTATTAGCTTCATAAACTCTGCTGTGTGGCTAAATTCAATCCAGTGTTACAATCCTGTCCAGCTTCAGCGGGGCACAGGTCACTAACTTCACATCGCGAGGCCCCTTGTTGTTGTGTTAACACTTTATTTAATTACGACACGTGAATGCTGTGACTAAATGACGTAAGTTGACGAActacaacaaaaaagaagaaccTCGCAACTTAGTTAGCTAAAGCTAGCATAAAGCACGTTACCGCAACCGAGCAGCTCATTCAGGCTAAGCTAACACGAGCTAGAGCTGGTGTTTGCCGACAAGAAGCTCAGTTTTCTGGGCTGAGCGCGAGTTTGAGATGAGTGTGGACGTGTCCAGGTGTACATACCCCAACTCAGGCGGCGTGTGGAGAGGTACAAGCGGCAGCCGGGaggtttttttattgtgaaaatctCAGTAAAGGTCCGTAAGTTGCATTAGCACGGTGGCTAGTTACAGGCCTGCGAAAACATGGAGGCAAGCGCTTTACGTCACAGAGGGAGAGTTCGCTTGTTTTAGGTACCCGGAACAAGGCCGGGGGACGGAGCTGAGAAGTGGAAGGGTGAACACTGGTACAAGctgataatattaataataataataataataataataataataataataagatgataataataatcatcacaaTGTGTGGGTTGCATGAGGTTCCATGGTTTAAGTGTCAGTGGATCATTATTCATCGTAATATCTTCATGTCAAGGGATCAATCATGGAAACCTCATTCCTACTTTTTCAATTCCTGGATTCTTTGTTCGCTCTTGTCATTTCAGGTTCGGGGAAGTGGCAGCTGGATGGAGCTGGGCAGACTCTAATATATTCATGTATGAGTTGTGCAATAacgaataataataataataatcataaatgcATGAATGCTTTAAATatcagtgcatttttattttttatacatttatgcCAAGTGAATCAATTGTGGATGTGTTAAATACTGTTTTTTTCAATTGAACCCATTAAACATATGTGGAACTTTACTTGAAAACTGTCTTTAACTCACAATCtgaacaaacaatacaaaacagTTTGACCTCTTTCACTGTGCAACACGTCATCAGCCTGCACTAcgtgtttaaaccatagactgtatataaagatttaaaGGTTTAAACACATAATATCACTGCACAGCAAATCTCCTTTCACAATATACAACGTCAATGAAGGGATTCTGTTCCACTTTCTTCTATTCCAGTCTTTGTTTCCCCCCAGAAAATATCTAGAAGACATTCATGCCATTGCCTTCGAGCCACTGTAACATTGTTGTCCGTCTTGTTTTGATCAATCAACAGTCCGACACGTGGAGGTTTTCACTCGGTGGCACATGAGAGCTTTGAATCCTCCTCTGTGAGGAGCTGGAACCCGGAAACATTTAGCATGTTACTGGATGAATCCCTGTGACTTGGCTCCGTTCTGCCTCAGGACACATGTGACACTTTATAATCCACCTCGTGTATTTTCGTGTCGCATCGTATTTGTAACGTTAGACGCAGTTTCTGCTTGGTTACTGTTGCCatggtgtttgtgtgacagcagCTGCGCCGCGAGGGCTGCAGCTGACACGTCCGTGACGTCACTTTAggcgggtttttttttttttttttttcctcatagaAAGTGCTAGAAGAAACGAAGCGCACCCTCCCGGTTCCCATGTGTTCCTCCATCGGATTAAAAAGACCCCCCGTTCTTCGCTAATCTCTGCGCGAATCTATCGAGATTTATTCATATGACGCAGAGGTTTGTGTTTCTACGGCCACTCGTCTGATTCTAGAACTTTGGTTTCTCGCGTTAAACGACCGTTCTGGAATTCACTGTCACATGTGGCAGCAGCCAGGgtgttctgtatttttcatgttgcaGTGTTTTCAAGGGTAATGTTCCCACTTTGAGGAAAGACATGAGAAACTTGTCCTTggacacagaaaacagagataGGTTCAGTCTGTCCCCGGCAGCAATGAGTCCctttaaatgtctctgtgtgggtCATGTTGTCTTTTGCAGCCATTTTGTAACTCTGAGGTCATATGATTGGTTTTCCTATAAGAAATGTCCACTTCAGACAGACACTGTGGCCCCGGGGCCCCCATCTAAAATACAAGTTCCCCTCTAATCATGTTGTAAGAATGTCCATCATCTGGACATCAGCTTACATCACAGTCACCCTGAGAAGACGGTGTCCTGTGTCCAAAAGGCCCAAACACGATGTCGCTAAGGTTCACAACTGAAGACATGTCCCCTAACTTCAGAATCTGGTTTTATTGCGAAGCAGGTTGACACATACAAGGATGTGGTGAACTTGTGCAagtacaaatattaaaaaatacaataagcACCAGGAGAGGGACGGTGCAACACGTTTGTAAGTAAACACTAGAGACTGGATTTTGCAAAGTTAGTCTGCTACTTGCCACAGacttccatccactaacatcaAGTGGTGGGAGGCATTACTTTCATTCAGTCAGTCATATACCgttagcctcagcgtaccctcaggTTCAGCCTGTATCATTGATCATGatgccaaaacacttgatgacgctGAGGTGCACAAgtgaagttatgtccctaacatctgctaacgcctgctaacatctactagTAGCTGGTatcttaaattgtgcagaagaccttcaaacgtacaagaGATATCCACCATCTTGTCCTTTATTCTAAAATAAGAGATTCAACCAAGTGTAGGCCACTtcatttaaagatgtttttttcttacgATAATTATTGCAATGTAATTTTCATCGATGAGTTGAATATGTATTGATGTGTCACAAGTACAACGAGGAGGTTCAACACATGATCAgtctgaaggttctacctcagATTTagttcagaaaataaaactcaagtctTTAAATTAAcaagaaatgtgacatttatcgtgataattatcgatatggactgaatgttttttatctCGATATCTGGGCCACATCCTTtacaacacaataataataataacttcattTATAGAGCACATTTCAAAATCTAAGTCACAAAGagcagcacaataaaacagacatCAAATCATGAGCACAGCAAAACATCTAGTTATAAACTCAAATGATGGAATTCCCTGCTTTCATAAACAGCCACACATATCCACTCCATCATGATGTTGTCATTATAACACATAGTTggtgacttttttaaataaatataattccATGTTCACTGAGTCTCATTTAAAACCCAGTGGCTGGATGGTGCGCCGCGGAGGGATACGGCCGCACAGCGAGCAGCGTGTGTATAAAGATTCCGGTCTGTTAAAAGGAAGTCCCTTTCCATTTCCCTGCGTCAGAGAGCAGAAGGGACGAAGCTTGGGTCGCATTTAATTCAAGATAAAGTCAACGAAATAAACAAGGTGAGTACACCGGCGCCCCCCTCGCGTGTGAGCCGCCTTCTCCTCCGTGGATTtcgggagttttttttttttttgtgcaaaccCGCCGCTGAGCTGCTCCACGGGAGAATCTGGGATGAGAAGCACACGAGTCACGACGACATCGTCCGCGTTAGGAACCATCGCGTCTGCTGCGATTGAACTATTGcttagttgtttttttcaaacatgttcACGCTGATTTAACACGGTGGCACGGTGGTTTACCGGGAGACGGTTCgcagtgtgtgtacatatatatatatgcggCACTCGCTCCACCGGCGGCTGCGCACTGTGGCAGGCCGGGCTCGGACTGCACCACGGCAGGTGTGGTGGCCATGACGCCGCTAACTCGGGTTTATTTAACCTGAGCGAGTTCGTGATAATTCACACTTGGTCCTAATGGACTCGAGCATAAAACACGATCCTCAATaacaccctcccctccccccattAACATCCACACGCTAAAGTCTCACATTAAAACAACGATCGGCTCAGTTGTGGATACAGTTGTTTTCGGAACAGTTGCGTAACATGCATAAAACCGCAGCTTCGATTAACGCAAACATACACGACGCTTCTTAGATGTTTAAATTCATGCATTGCGTTTTGTGTAAAGGCAAATGAGCGATGTGGGTTTTTCCGGAAGACAAAATGGCTTCATATTAACTCCACGTTTGCCGTAGCCTTCAACACCgcgtgggttttttttttaacgtaaACGTGTGAAAGCTTTAATCGTAAAGTAAAGGTTTATTGTCGTATCTCTCTGCGCTGTCGTTATTTTCGTTTCTGGTCGTTGTTAAGCACGTGTTTGCGGGGCCCATTGTCTGTCGCTCGACGCCATGTTGGTTAATGGCTACTTCCGCCGATCTGTAGTAGCACGATGGCAGTAGTCCAGGAACCGGTTCGATCGATCAATTCAGttttctgaataaatgaaaCCAAAAGTATGACTCACTCGCTCTTTGAAATACTGTCCCAGTTTCGCACCAACCTCAGAAATATGGCGTCCGTGTTTACCTTTATACCGTTGCAGCTCAGGCAGTTTACTGAATGTGTTATCTGATCTCCTGGTGTGCAGATGCCTGAAGAAATGCAccaagaggaggaggctgagacCTTTGCCTTCCAGGCAGAGATCGCTCAGCTGATGTCCCTGATCATCAACACCTTCTATTCCAACAAAGAGATCTTCCTCAGGGAGTTGATCTCCAATGCTTCTGATGTAAGTTGTCTCGCAAGTGCTTTTGATCATTAGAAATGTAATAGTAAAAACAGAACATACGTTAATggccttttgtttgttttacaggcTTTGGACAAAATCCGTTACGAAAGCCTGACTGAACCCACCAAGATGGACAGTGGCAAGGATTTGAAAATTGACATCATCCCCAACAAAGAGGACCGCACCCTGACCCTCATTGACACTGGAATCGGTATGACCAAAGCCGATCTGATCAACAACCTGGGTACCATTGCCAAGTCTGGCACCAAGGCTTTCATGGAGGCCCTGCAGGTACGACAAAACATCTTGATTGCAGCTTatgaaaaaagacaagaatatTCTAACAGTAAAATGTCATAAGCTTTATTTGCATCACAAAGAACAGGGATGATGTGTTATGTTAATGTACTAATATTAAATTATCAAATTGTTAAGTTTGTAATGATTTGTGTTCGCTTTAGGCTGGAGCTGACATCTCTATGATTGGTCAATTCGGTGTGGGTTTCTACTCCGCCTACCTTGTTGCCGAGAAGGTGGTTGTCATCACGAAACACAATGACGATGAGCAGTATGCCTGGGAGTCCTCTGCCGGAGGTTCATTCACAGTCAAGGTCGACACCGGTATGTGTCCTGGCAACATTATCATACATGAAAGTGACTTTGATGACAACATCTGCAATATGCGGCTTCCTCAGACAAGCTTCACAGTGCAGTTCAAACATTCTGCACGTTTGTGCCATACTGACCATGTTTGAGTTATATATTCAGGCTGTTTTTCAATAATAATCACTATAAACCACATGTTGGAGCTGAGTCGTGTGATGTACAGGAAATAACATTTTGTGATACACATTTATCTGCTTTCTGATGTTAAAGATGAATTAATTGAGTAAAAAAAGTGGAACCTCTTGAATATAAGGAAAATAATTTGGTGTGTACCTTGTACCATCGCCTTGAATTAACCTCTGTATGGAAAAATGCTTTATATAAAAGTTGCCTGGTTTGCAGCTAGTTAGTGCTTTTATGAAAACATACTGGACtctgaacattttaattgaGCTGATATTAAATTGTCTCTCAACTGTTGACAGGCGAGCCCATTGGCCGTGGTACAAAGATCGTCCTGCACCTGAAGGAGGACCAGACTGAGTACGTTGAGGATAAGAGGGTTAAGGAGATTGTGAAGAAGCACTCTCAGTTTATCGGCTACCCCATCACCCTGTTTGTAAGGATTTTAAATTTGACCTGACTATATTCCATGTTCCCTCTGTTAAGTCTGATTGAAACTGTTGTCGTGTGAGTAAAGTTAAACCAGAGTCTCTTTTTTTGACAGGTGGAGAAGGAGCGTGACAAGGAGATCAGTGACGacgaggcagaggaggaaaaggctgagaaggaggagaaagaggatggTGAGGACAAGCCAAAGATTGAGGATGTGGGC encodes:
- the rbm25b gene encoding RNA-binding protein 25b, translated to MSFPPHLNRPLLPPPGIPPQYAGFPTGAPMIPVHMGIMTPTSAVMVTSLPVVSKPPVPRKDTAAMRAKDDESSGPTTTVFVGNISEKASDMLIRQLLAKCGIVLSWKRVQGASGKLQAFGFCEYKEPESTLRSLRLLHDLQIGDKNLLVKVDAKTKAQLDEWKAKKKTANGNKKAEDGGDDEEEVLDEETKKKDQIVKGAIDGLMREYAAELNAPSQDEDSQRRKRKKEKKEEDDINTIDMEDDKRDLISREISKFRDTHKKLEEEKDKREKERLEFERDRKEREKERERERERRDREREKERERERDRERERERDRDRDKDRDRRTRERERDRDWERDRSQERSAVRSRSREVSRDREKKRDQEDEEESYERRKLERKLRDKEAAYQERLKNWELRERKKARDYAKETEREDERRREMVKEGKRLKEFLEDYDDDRDDPKYYRGSALQKRLRDREKEMEADERDRKREKEELEEIRQRLLSEGHPDPDAELRRMEEEEEERLRQPPIIQEPEPEEERERHRGSRDHRDRRGEQDRAEVRPRPTHSDDEVEEGEEDVYDNDEDNPDTKPCLKPKMRPITAAPSVSSASGNASPNTPGDESPCGIIIPHENSPPEALPQEEHRPKIGLSLKLGATGSPSQPNAGKRKKLPVDSVFDKFDEEEADEQPRKRKLVPLDYDDDKSLGVDGAGLSSIKGANNEEKRKHIKSLIEKIPTAKPELFSYPLDWSMVDTTLMDRRVRPWINKKIIEYIGEEEATLVDFVCSKVMAHSMPQSILDDVAMVLDEEAEVFIVKMWRLLIYETEAKKIGLAK